A window of Pan paniscus chromosome 10, NHGRI_mPanPan1-v2.0_pri, whole genome shotgun sequence contains these coding sequences:
- the ITGA5 gene encoding integrin alpha-5, with protein MPPRQPPRQAGGGLSREFGKLLPALSHSPLGGLGSGSGSVAPGQGRAGAMGSRTPESPLHAVQLRWGPRRRPPLLPLLLLLLPPPPRVGGFNLDAEAPAVLSGPPGSFFGFSVEFYRPGTDGVSVLVGAPKANTSQPGVLQGGAVYLCPWGASPTQCTPIEFDSKGSRLLESSLSSSEGEEPVEYKSLQWFGATVRAHGSSILACAPLYSWRTEKEPLSDPVGTCYLSTDNFTRILEYAPCRSDFSWAAGQGYCQGGFSAEFTKTGRVVLGGPGSYFWQGQILSATQEQIAESYYPEYLINLVQGQLQTRQASSIYDDSYLGYSVAVGEFSGDDTEDFVAGVPKGNLTYGYVTILNGSDIRSLYNFSGEQMASYFGYAVAATDINGDGLDDLLVGAPLLMDRTPDGRPQEVGRVYVYLQHPAGIEPTPTLTLTGHDEFGRFGSSLTPLGDLDQDGYNDVAIGAPFGGETQQGVVFVFPGGPGGLGSKPSQVLQPLWAASHTPDFFGSALRGGRDLDGNGYPDLIVGSFGVDKAVVYRGRPIVSASASLTIFPAMFNPEERSCSLEGNPVACINLSFCLNASGKHVADSIGFTVELQLDWQKQKGGVRRALFLASRQATLTQTLLIQNGAREDCREMKIYLRNESEFRDKLSPIHIALNFSLDPQAPVDSHGLRPALHYQSKSRIEDKAQILLDCGEDNICVPDLQLEVFGEQNHVYLGDKNALNLTFHAQNVGEGGAYEAELRVTAPPEAEYSGLVRHPGNFSSLSCDYFAVNQSRLLVCDLGNPMKAGASLWGGLRFTVPHLRDTKKTIQFDFQILSKNLNNSQSDVVSFRLSVEAQAQVTLNGVSKPEAVLFPVSDWHPRDQPQKEEDLGPAVHHVYELINQGPSSISQGVLELSCPQALEGQQLLYVTRVTGLNCTTNHPINPKGLELDPEGSLHHQEKREAPSRSSASSGPQILKCPEAECFRLRCELGPLHQQESQSLQLHFRVWAKTFLQREHQPFSLQCEAVYKALKMPYRILPRQLPQKERQVATAVQWTKAEGSYGVPLWIIILAILFGLLLLGLLIYILYKLGFFKRSLPYGTAMEKAQLKPPATSDA; from the exons ATGCCCCCCCGCCAGCCCCCTCGGCAGGCGGGGGGAGGGCTCAGCCGGGAGTTTGGCAAACTCCTCCCCGCGTTGAGTCATTCGCCTCTGGGAGGTTTAGGAAGCGGCTCCGGGTCGGTGGCCCCAGGACAGGGAAGAGCGGGCGCTATGGGGAGCCGGACGCCAGAGTCCCCTCTCCACGCCGTGCAGCTGCGCTGGGGCCCCCGGCGCCGACCCCCGCTGCTGccgctgctgttgctgctgctgccgccgccaccCAGGGTCGGGGGCTTCAACTTAGACGCGGAGGCCCCAGCAGTACTCTCGGGGCCCCCGGGCTCCTTCTTCGGATTCTCAGTGGAGTTTTACCGGCCGGGAACAGACGG GGTCAGTGTGCTGGTGGGAGCACCCAAGGCTAATACCAGCCAGCCAGGAGTGCTGCAGGGTGGTGCTGTCTACCTCTGTCCTTGGGGTGCCAGCCCCACACAGTGCACCCCCATTGAATTTGACAGCAAAG GCTCTCGGCTCCTGGAGTCCTCACTGTCCAGCTCAGAGGGAGAGGAGCCTGTGGAGTACAAGTCCTTGCAGTGGTTCGGGGCAACAGTTCGAGCCCATGGCTCCTCCATCTTG GCATGCGCTCCACTGTACAGCTGGCGCACAGAGAAGGAGCCACTGAGCGACCCCGTGGGCACCTGCTACCTCTCCACAGATAACTTCACCCGAATTCTGGAGTATGCACCCTGCCGCTCAG ATTTCAGCTGGGCAGCAGGACAGGGTTACTGCCAAGGAGGCTTCAGTGCTGAGTTCACCAAG ACTGGCCGTGTGGTTTTAGGTGGACCAGGAAGCTATTTCTGGCAAG GCCAGATCCTGTCTGCCACTCAGGAGCAGATTGCAGAATCTTATTACCCCGAGTACCTGATCAACCTGGTTCAGGGGCAGCTGCAGACTCGCCAGGCCAGTTCCATCTATGATGACAGCTACCTAG GATACTCTGTGGCTGTGGGTGAATTCAGTGGTGATGACACAGAAG ACTTTGTTGCTGGTGTGCCCAAAGGGAACCTCACTTACGGCTAT GTCACCATCCTTAATGGCTCAGACATTCGATCCCTCTACAACTTCTCAGGGGAACAG ATGGCCTCCTACTTTGGCTATGCAGTGGCCGCCACAGACATCAATGGGGACGG GCTGGATGACTTGCTGGTGGGGGCACCCCTGCTCATGGATCGGACCCCTGACGGGCGGCCTCAGGAGGTGGGCAGGGTCTACGTCTACCTGCAGCACCCAGCCGGCATAGAGCCCACACCCACCCTTACCCTCACTGGCCATGATGAGTTTGGCCGATTTGGCAGCTCCTTGACCCCCCTGGGGGACCTGGACCAGGATGGCTACAATG ATGTGGCCATCGGGGCTCCCTTTGGTGGGGAGACCCAGCAGGGAGTAGTGTTTGTATTTCCTGGGGGCCCAGGAGGGCTGGGCTCTAAGCCTTCCCAGGTTCTGCAGCCCCTGTGGGCAGCCAGCCACACCCCAGACTTCTTTGGCTCTGCCCTTCGAGGAGGCCGAGACCTGGATGGCAATGGATACCCTG ATCTGATTGTGGGGTCCTTTGGTGTGGACAAGGCTGTGGTATACAG GGGCCGCCCCATCGTGTCCGCCAGTGCCTCCCTCACCATCTTCCCCGCCATGTTCAACCCAGAGGAGCGGAGCTGCAGCTTAGAGGGGAACCCTGTGGCCTG CATCAACCTTAGCTTCTGCCTCAATGCTTCTGGAAAACATGTTGCTGACTCCATTG GTTTCACAGTGGAACTTCAGCTGGACTGGCAGAAGCAGAAGGGAGGGGTACGGCGGGCACTGTTCCTGGCCTCCAGGCAGGCAACCCTGACCCAGACCCTGCTCATCCAGAATGGGGCTCGAGAGGATTGCAGAGAGATGAAGATCTACCTCAGG AACGAGTCAGAATTTCGAGACAAACTCTCGCCGATTCACATCGCTCTCAACTTCTCCTTGGACCCCCAAGCCCCAGTGGACAGCCACGGCCTCAGGCCAGCCCTACATTACCAGAGCAAGAGCCGGATAGAGGACAAG GCTCAGATCTTGCTGGACTGTGGAGAAGACAACATCTGTGTGCCTGACCTGCAGCTGGAAGTGTTTGG GGAGCAGAACCATgtgtacctgggtgacaagaatgccCTGAACCTCACTTTCCATGCCCAGAATGTGGGTGAGGGTGGCGCCTATGAGGCTGAGCTTCGGGTCACCGCCCCTCCAGAGGCTGAGTACTCAGGACTCGTCAGACACCCAGGG aacttctcCAGCCTGAGCTGTGACTACTTTGCCGTGAACCAGAGCCGCCTGCTGGTGTGTGACCTGGGCAACCCCATGAAGGCAGGAGCCAGT CTGTGGGGTGGCCTTCGGTTTACAGTCCCTCATCTCCGGGACACTAAGAAAACCATCCAGTTTGACTTCCAGATCCTCAG CAAGAATCTCAACAACTCGCAAAGCGACGTGGTTTCCTTCCGGCTCTCCGTGGAGGCTCAGGCCCAGGTCACCCTGAACGG TGTCTCCAAGCCTGAGGCAGTGCTATTCCCAGTAAGCGACTGGCATCCCCGAGACCAGCCTCAGAAGGAGGAGGACCTGGGACCTGCTGTCCACCATGTCTATGAG CTCATCAACCAAGGCCCCAGCTCCATTAGCCAGGGCGTGCTGGAACTCAGCTGTCCCCAGGCTCTGGAAGGTCAGCAGCTCCTATATGTGACCAGAGTTACGGGACTCAACTGCACCACCAATCACCCCATTAACCCAAAGGGCCTGGAG TTGGATCCCGAGGGTTCCCTGCACCACCAGGAAAAACGGGAAGCTCCAAGCCGCAGCTCTGCTTCCTCGGGACCTCAGATCCTG AAATGCCCGGAGGCTGAGTGTTTCAGGCTGCGCTGTGAGCTCGGGCCCCTGCACCAACAAGAGAGCCAAAGTCTGCAGTTGCATTTCCGAGTCTGGGCCAAGACTTTCTTGCAG CGGGAGCACCAGCCATTTAGCCTGCAGTGTGAGGCTGTGTACAAAGCCCTGAAGATGCCCTACCGAATCCTGCCTCGGCAGCTGCCCCAAAAGGAGCGTCAG GTGGCCACAGCTGTGCAATGGACCAAGGCAGAAGGCAGCTATGGCGTCCCACTGTGGATCATCATCCTAGCCATCCTGTTTGGCCTCCTGCTCCTAGGTCTACTCATCTACATCCTCTACAAG CTCGGATTCTTCAAACGCTCCCTCCCATATGGCACCGCCATGGAAAAAGCTCAGCTCAAGCCTCCAGCCACCTCTGATGCCTGA